Proteins found in one Allorhizobium pseudoryzae genomic segment:
- the cyoA gene encoding ubiquinol oxidase subunit II: MPRLMKLIRRLSALALPLALSGCDLVVMSPSGDIAMQQRDLIIISVVLMLLIIVPVMCLTLYFAWHYRRSNTTAKYDPEWHHSTRLEVVIWSAPLAIIIALGAVTWISTHKLDPYRPLDRIDANRPVTAETKPITIEVVALDWKWLFLYPEQGIATVNEIAAPIDTPIEFKITGTTVMNSFYIPALAGQIYAMPGMQTKLHAVMNKEGVYDGFSANYSGDGFSGMKFKFHGMNNDGFNAWVAQVKANGTMLNRDTFLKLERPSTRVPVTYYANVENGLYNAILNMCVQPGQMCQDEMMHIDMMGGAGVDSHENRQRLEYDTRWSVEAAPGATHPATGHGAKEGTEAEGVNNPAAAGSEAGEGQGTAPAQLNTNPKP; this comes from the coding sequence ATGCCACGGTTGATGAAACTCATTCGCCGGCTTAGTGCCCTCGCTCTACCCTTAGCCCTGTCGGGCTGTGATCTCGTCGTGATGTCGCCGTCGGGCGACATTGCCATGCAACAGCGCGATCTCATCATCATTTCGGTGGTGCTGATGCTGCTGATCATCGTGCCCGTCATGTGCCTGACGCTCTATTTCGCCTGGCATTACCGGCGCTCGAACACCACCGCGAAGTATGATCCCGAATGGCATCATTCCACGCGGCTGGAAGTGGTGATCTGGTCCGCTCCCCTTGCGATCATCATCGCACTCGGCGCCGTGACCTGGATCAGCACCCACAAGCTCGATCCGTATCGTCCGCTGGACCGCATTGATGCCAATCGCCCGGTCACGGCCGAAACCAAGCCGATCACCATCGAAGTGGTGGCGCTCGACTGGAAATGGCTGTTTCTCTACCCGGAACAGGGCATTGCGACCGTCAACGAGATCGCCGCACCGATCGACACCCCGATCGAGTTCAAGATCACCGGCACGACCGTGATGAATTCCTTCTACATTCCGGCTCTGGCTGGCCAGATCTATGCCATGCCGGGCATGCAGACGAAGCTGCACGCGGTCATGAACAAGGAAGGCGTCTATGACGGCTTCTCCGCGAACTACAGCGGCGACGGCTTCTCCGGCATGAAGTTCAAGTTCCATGGCATGAACAATGACGGCTTCAATGCCTGGGTGGCCCAGGTGAAGGCGAATGGCACCATGCTGAACCGCGACACCTTCCTGAAGCTGGAACGGCCGAGCACCCGCGTGCCGGTCACCTATTACGCCAATGTCGAAAACGGCCTCTACAACGCGATCCTGAACATGTGCGTCCAGCCGGGCCAGATGTGCCAGGACGAAATGATGCACATCGACATGATGGGCGGAGCCGGCGTCGATAGCCACGAGAACCGTCAGCGGCTGGAATACGACACCCGCTGGTCCGTGGAAGCAGCTCCCGGCGCCACCCATCCCGCGACGGGTCATGGCGCCAAGGAGGGCACCGAAGCCGAAGGGGTCAACAATCCCGCAGCGGCCGGTTCTGAGGCCGGAGAGGGTCAGGGCACCGCCCCGGCTCAGCTGAACACAAATCCGAAGCCGTAA
- a CDS encoding MFS transporter, translating to MSIAGTPTSSEFERDARAMHDDKPLSPGSIAIGVIIGRMSEFFDFFVYGLASVLVFPRLVFSFAGDPVTATLMSFAVFSLAFLARPVGSLVFMWIDRTYGRGTKLTVALFILGGSTASLAFLPSYESIGVWAVIMLAVLRLGQGFALGGAWDGMASLLAMNAPEGQRGWYAMMPQLGAPFGFALASALFGYFYVNLSTEDFLTWGWRYPFFVAFAINVVALFARLRIVGSREFGELFESHELRARPVLETISVHGRDILLGAFVPLASFAMFHLVTIFPLSWVTLYGGQSAGEFLFVQILGAMVGLGAVIVSGAIADRIGRRSQLMIGAIIIAVFSFSAPFLLEAGGKGQDAFIIIGFGILGLSFGQASGAVSSRFGREYRYTGSALTSDLAWLVGAGFAPLVALGLASNFGIIFIGGYLISGAICTLAALTLSRILDTAEHQAPAGR from the coding sequence ATGTCCATAGCTGGAACCCCTACGTCTTCCGAGTTCGAGCGCGATGCCCGTGCCATGCACGACGACAAACCCCTGTCGCCGGGTAGCATCGCCATCGGCGTCATCATCGGACGCATGTCCGAGTTCTTCGATTTCTTCGTCTACGGTCTCGCATCCGTGCTCGTGTTCCCCCGGCTCGTCTTTTCGTTCGCCGGAGATCCGGTGACGGCGACGCTGATGTCGTTTGCGGTCTTTTCGCTGGCATTCCTGGCCAGACCGGTCGGATCGCTGGTCTTCATGTGGATCGACCGCACCTATGGCCGCGGCACGAAACTGACCGTTGCGCTGTTCATTCTGGGCGGTTCGACAGCGTCGCTCGCGTTTCTGCCGAGCTATGAGTCGATCGGTGTCTGGGCCGTGATCATGCTGGCCGTCCTGCGGCTGGGCCAGGGTTTTGCGCTGGGCGGTGCCTGGGACGGCATGGCCTCGCTTCTCGCGATGAATGCGCCCGAGGGCCAGCGCGGCTGGTATGCCATGATGCCGCAGCTCGGCGCGCCCTTCGGTTTTGCGCTGGCAAGCGCGCTCTTCGGTTACTTCTACGTTAACCTGTCCACCGAGGATTTCCTGACCTGGGGCTGGCGCTATCCGTTCTTCGTGGCCTTCGCCATCAACGTCGTGGCGCTCTTTGCGCGCCTGCGCATCGTTGGCAGCCGCGAATTCGGGGAATTGTTCGAAAGCCACGAACTGCGGGCCCGTCCGGTCCTGGAAACGATTTCCGTGCATGGCCGCGATATTCTGCTCGGCGCCTTCGTGCCGCTGGCAAGCTTTGCCATGTTCCACCTCGTGACGATCTTCCCGCTCAGCTGGGTGACGCTCTATGGTGGCCAGTCTGCCGGCGAGTTCCTGTTCGTGCAGATCCTTGGCGCCATGGTCGGGCTCGGGGCGGTGATCGTCTCCGGCGCGATTGCTGACCGTATCGGCCGCCGCAGCCAGCTGATGATCGGTGCGATCATCATCGCCGTCTTCAGCTTCTCGGCGCCCTTCCTGCTGGAAGCCGGCGGCAAGGGGCAGGATGCCTTCATCATCATCGGGTTTGGTATTCTCGGCCTCTCGTTCGGCCAGGCCTCCGGTGCCGTGTCGTCGCGTTTCGGGCGGGAATACCGATACACGGGCTCGGCGCTCACCTCCGACCTGGCCTGGCTGGTCGGTGCCGGTTTCGCCCCGCTTGTGGCGCTGGGTCTTGCCAGCAATTTCGGCATCATCTTCATCGGCGGCTACCTGATTTCCGGCGCGATCTGTACGCTCGCGGCGCTCACTCTGAGCCGTATCCTGGATACGGCCGAACACCAGGCGCCGGCTGGCCGCTGA